A region from the Naumannella halotolerans genome encodes:
- a CDS encoding HAD-IIA family hydrolase — MNARPIGSWLTDMDGVLVHEQHAIDGAAEFIAALQHYDRPYLVLTNNSIYSRRDLRARLNASGITLPEDRIWTSALATAQFLAEQSLAANAGSMRGSVFVIGEFGLTSALHEAGFVFTDRDPDFVVLGETRTYSFNQITQAIRLVDNGARFIATNPDATGPSQEGPLPATGAVAALITRATGVEPYYVGKPNPLMMRSALNTIDAHSENTMMIGDRMDTDIISAIEAGLRSILVLTGSTKAGQIERYPFRPTRVMDSIADVVPLVGELLPPETDELDAN; from the coding sequence ATGAACGCTCGACCGATAGGTTCCTGGCTGACCGACATGGACGGTGTGCTCGTCCACGAACAGCATGCGATCGACGGTGCGGCCGAGTTCATCGCCGCGCTGCAGCACTACGACCGCCCGTACCTGGTGCTGACGAACAATTCGATCTACTCGCGGCGGGACCTGCGGGCACGGTTGAACGCCTCCGGTATCACCCTGCCGGAGGATCGGATCTGGACCTCCGCCCTGGCCACGGCCCAGTTCCTGGCCGAACAGTCCCTCGCCGCCAATGCCGGTTCGATGCGAGGCTCGGTCTTCGTGATCGGCGAGTTCGGCCTCACCTCGGCGCTGCACGAGGCGGGGTTCGTCTTCACCGACCGCGACCCGGACTTCGTGGTGCTGGGGGAGACCCGTACCTACTCCTTCAACCAGATCACCCAGGCGATCCGGCTGGTCGACAACGGTGCGCGTTTCATCGCCACCAATCCCGACGCCACGGGACCGTCCCAGGAGGGTCCGCTGCCGGCCACCGGCGCGGTGGCGGCACTGATCACCCGGGCGACCGGGGTGGAGCCGTACTACGTCGGGAAGCCGAACCCGCTGATGATGCGGTCGGCGCTGAACACCATCGACGCCCACTCGGAGAACACGATGATGATCGGTGACCGGATGGACACCGACATCATCTCCGCGATCGAGGCCGGGCTGCGCAGCATCCTGGTGTTGACCGGTTCGACCAAGGCCGGCCAGATCGAGCGCTATCCGTTCCGGCCGACCCGGGTGATGGACTCGATCGCCGATGTCGTACCGCTGGTGGGAGAACTGCTGCCGCCGGAGACCGACGAACTGGACGCCAATTGA
- a CDS encoding HAD family hydrolase, which translates to MPSPQPDEATGFFGGRDFAAVIFDMDGTLIDSTPAVNRSWTTWAIEYQLTREQMSGHHGVPAAAIVAELLPPDQHAAAVDRITELELADVDDVVPLPGAERAMIELADAPHAIATSCTMPLAQARLRASELLAPDVLVTADQVERGKPAPDPFLLAARQLGVDPTDCLVVEDAPQGLLGAKAAGCATLAVVTTNPREVLAADLVVDDLSAVAWQVVDGRIRVVPAESADRAE; encoded by the coding sequence ATGCCCAGTCCGCAGCCCGATGAGGCGACCGGCTTCTTCGGCGGCCGCGACTTCGCCGCCGTCATCTTCGACATGGACGGCACGCTGATCGATTCCACCCCGGCGGTGAACCGTTCCTGGACCACCTGGGCCATCGAGTACCAGCTCACCCGCGAACAGATGAGCGGGCACCACGGGGTGCCGGCGGCGGCGATCGTCGCCGAACTTCTCCCGCCGGACCAGCACGCCGCCGCGGTCGACCGGATCACCGAGCTCGAACTGGCCGATGTCGACGACGTCGTGCCGTTGCCCGGTGCCGAACGGGCCATGATCGAGTTGGCCGACGCACCGCATGCGATCGCGACCTCCTGCACCATGCCGTTGGCCCAGGCGCGCCTGCGCGCCAGCGAACTGTTGGCCCCCGATGTGCTCGTCACCGCCGACCAGGTCGAGCGGGGCAAGCCGGCCCCCGACCCGTTCCTGCTCGCCGCCCGCCAGCTCGGGGTGGATCCGACGGACTGTCTGGTGGTGGAGGACGCGCCGCAGGGCCTGCTCGGTGCCAAGGCGGCCGGCTGCGCCACCCTGGCCGTGGTCACCACCAACCCGCGCGAGGTGCTGGCCGCCGACCTGGTGGTCGATGACCTGTCGGCGGTCGCCTGGCAGGTCGTCGACGGCCGGATCCGGGTGGTGCCCGCGGAGTCGGCTGATCGAGCCGAGTGA
- a CDS encoding SDR family NAD(P)-dependent oxidoreductase: MEEREHRVLYRREVIIVSSTYLITGAGSGFGKEVALRLAEQGSEVIAGVEIIAQVGALRAEASARGVDLRIEKLDVTDEGDRRKAWGWDVDVLLNNAGIAEGGSAVDIPAENLRRQFEVNVFGPVLLTQGIAKNMIAKGGGKIIFMSSVAGLTADLFTGAYSRSKHAVEQSPMPWTRSSPNTGRRSPRSIPDRS; encoded by the coding sequence GTGGAGGAGCGGGAACACCGCGTCCTCTATCGACGGGAAGTGATCATCGTGTCCAGCACGTACCTGATCACAGGTGCAGGCAGCGGCTTCGGCAAGGAAGTGGCGCTGCGATTGGCTGAACAGGGCAGCGAGGTGATCGCCGGTGTGGAGATCATCGCCCAGGTCGGCGCGCTGCGCGCCGAGGCGAGTGCACGGGGAGTCGACCTTCGGATCGAGAAGCTCGACGTGACCGACGAAGGCGATCGGCGCAAGGCCTGGGGGTGGGATGTCGACGTCCTGCTGAACAATGCCGGCATCGCCGAAGGTGGCTCAGCGGTGGACATCCCGGCGGAGAATCTTCGCCGGCAGTTCGAGGTCAATGTCTTCGGACCGGTCCTGCTCACCCAGGGGATCGCCAAGAACATGATCGCAAAGGGTGGCGGGAAGATCATCTTCATGTCCTCCGTGGCCGGGCTGACCGCCGATCTCTTCACCGGTGCCTACTCCCGATCGAAACATGCCGTGGAGCAATCGCCGATGCCTTGGACCAGGAGCTCGCCGAACACGGGGCGCAGATCGCCACGATCAATCCCGGACCGTTCCTGA
- a CDS encoding cell division protein CrgA, whose product MPEPKVRKSAAEKKKVADTKAKVASRKDKAAKAPGAGNRWVPIVFIVLGLLGVAWIVVFNLAASHIPPMSALGNWNYLIGIGLMAASLIVATQWK is encoded by the coding sequence TTGCCCGAACCCAAGGTACGCAAGAGCGCAGCCGAGAAGAAGAAGGTTGCGGACACCAAGGCCAAGGTCGCCAGTCGCAAGGACAAGGCCGCCAAGGCCCCCGGCGCAGGCAATCGGTGGGTGCCGATCGTCTTCATCGTGCTCGGTCTGCTCGGTGTCGCCTGGATCGTGGTGTTCAACCTGGCCGCCAGCCACATTCCTCCGATGTCGGCACTCGGCAACTGGAACTACCTGATCGGTATCGGGTTGATGGCCGCCTCGCTGATCGTCGCCACCCAGTGGAAATGA
- a CDS encoding DUF2630 family protein encodes MTNDSTIHSQITDAIAEEKKLRADLQAGRISSDTEHERIAALETQLDQLWDLLRQRQADRQYGRDPDDAKLRPAAEVEDYQG; translated from the coding sequence ATGACGAACGATTCGACGATCCACTCCCAGATCACCGACGCCATCGCTGAGGAGAAGAAGCTGCGCGCCGACCTGCAGGCCGGGCGGATCTCCAGCGATACCGAACACGAGCGGATCGCTGCCCTGGAGACCCAGCTCGACCAGTTGTGGGACCTGTTGCGGCAGCGGCAGGCCGACCGGCAGTACGGCCGCGACCCCGATGACGCGAAGCTGCGACCGGCCGCGGAGGTCGAGGACTACCAGGGCTGA
- a CDS encoding OB-fold nucleic acid binding domain-containing protein: MADDDWVRAGSDEHRARERRRSRQRLQPVPDPVSIADAIRQGRSGMQRAVMVTGVITRLAEKRTDHDEPWAIMEITDETGAIDVLVFPLAHARTQWNGLASGARVQVFGNVSDRPDAVPEIAAKAVSSRLPEESEGRKDA, encoded by the coding sequence ATGGCTGACGACGATTGGGTACGCGCGGGCTCCGATGAACACCGGGCGCGGGAACGACGACGTAGCCGGCAAAGACTGCAGCCCGTCCCGGACCCGGTCAGCATTGCCGATGCGATTCGCCAGGGACGGTCCGGTATGCAACGAGCTGTGATGGTCACTGGCGTGATCACTCGGCTGGCGGAGAAGCGCACTGATCACGATGAACCTTGGGCGATCATGGAGATCACCGATGAGACAGGTGCGATCGATGTCCTGGTCTTTCCCCTGGCCCATGCTCGGACACAATGGAACGGGCTGGCCTCGGGCGCCCGCGTGCAGGTCTTTGGGAACGTCAGCGACCGTCCCGATGCGGTACCGGAGATCGCCGCCAAAGCGGTTTCCAGCCGGCTTCCTGAGGAATCCGAGGGACGGAAAGATGCTTGA
- a CDS encoding LysR substrate-binding domain-containing protein — MTDQPDPPAAPLRIGFVPGVTLTKWRRIWSERFGRRPLEVVEVDAAAQREVLDSGQFDMCFVRLPIERDDLHLIPLYDELPVLWLSKEHLLSALDEITADDLAEEDVRTDPNPMNIDLTAAQHTVLHVPMSIARTHSRRDLTYRPIVDANPPTIGLAWRTDNNHPMIDEFIGIVRGRTANSSRTAQERQPEKPSKKSGKRATDRDRQQRRRPRHRR, encoded by the coding sequence GTGACCGATCAGCCCGACCCGCCAGCCGCGCCGCTTCGGATCGGTTTCGTCCCCGGAGTCACCTTGACCAAGTGGCGACGGATCTGGTCCGAACGATTCGGCCGCCGCCCCTTGGAGGTGGTCGAGGTCGACGCCGCCGCCCAGCGGGAGGTGCTGGACTCCGGTCAGTTCGACATGTGTTTTGTCCGACTACCAATCGAGCGCGACGACCTGCACCTGATCCCGCTCTACGACGAACTGCCCGTGCTCTGGTTGTCCAAGGAACACCTGCTCAGCGCCTTGGATGAGATCACCGCCGATGACCTCGCCGAGGAGGATGTACGTACCGATCCGAACCCGATGAACATCGACCTGACCGCCGCCCAGCACACGGTGCTGCACGTACCGATGTCGATCGCCCGCACCCACAGCCGTCGCGACCTGACCTATCGGCCGATCGTCGACGCCAACCCGCCCACCATCGGGCTTGCGTGGCGTACCGACAACAACCATCCGATGATCGACGAGTTCATCGGCATCGTCCGCGGTCGGACGGCGAACAGTTCACGGACCGCTCAGGAACGCCAACCCGAGAAGCCCTCGAAGAAGAGCGGCAAGCGGGCGACCGATCGGGACAGACAACAGCGCCGGCGTCCGCGGCACCGGCGCTGA
- a CDS encoding DUF5997 family protein — translation MSQTMKPSTAAGKLGIYLPAAPAEFQQTSITRAELDALRADPPQWLIELRANGPYPRDVVAQKLGVSRSGLSRAGVTEALDSDQIGALLADPPEWLRRERETYREVSAENARLKARRPDAE, via the coding sequence GTGAGCCAGACCATGAAGCCCTCGACCGCTGCCGGCAAGCTTGGGATCTACCTGCCTGCCGCGCCGGCGGAGTTCCAGCAGACGTCGATCACCCGGGCGGAACTGGATGCACTCCGGGCAGATCCGCCGCAGTGGCTGATCGAGCTGCGGGCCAACGGCCCGTACCCGCGCGACGTCGTGGCGCAGAAGCTCGGGGTCTCGCGTTCGGGCCTGTCCCGGGCCGGTGTCACCGAGGCACTGGACTCGGACCAGATCGGCGCCTTGCTGGCGGATCCGCCGGAGTGGCTGCGCCGGGAGCGGGAGACCTATCGCGAGGTCAGCGCGGAGAACGCGCGGTTGAAGGCTCGGCGACCCGACGCGGAGTAG
- a CDS encoding DUF881 domain-containing protein, which translates to MTVSGSVDPTEQPPADPPATGTQTHRVRRGRRVLTAAVACLCGLMISVSAINARGQDLRPDRQTDLIGLIESQAARNADLTARAAALRDEVDTLTRTDSDDPELQRQLAEAEAAAAMTPVVGPALSVTLTDAPSEMIESAASDNALVVHQQDIQAVANAMWAAGAEAVTIQGVRVITTTGIKCVGNTVVLHGRPYAPPYVITAIGDPARMSESLAADRHLQIYRQYSEAYQLGYREEPLVEVEMPAHEGGADLRYAQPG; encoded by the coding sequence ATGACAGTTTCGGGATCCGTCGACCCGACCGAACAACCCCCGGCCGACCCCCCAGCGACCGGTACGCAGACCCACCGGGTGCGTCGGGGACGACGCGTGCTGACCGCGGCCGTGGCCTGTCTTTGCGGGTTGATGATCTCGGTCTCGGCGATCAATGCCCGCGGCCAGGACCTACGGCCGGACCGGCAGACCGATCTGATCGGCCTGATCGAGTCCCAGGCGGCGCGGAACGCCGACCTCACCGCCCGGGCGGCTGCCCTGCGGGACGAGGTGGACACGCTCACCCGTACCGACAGTGACGACCCCGAGTTGCAGCGCCAACTCGCCGAGGCCGAGGCAGCAGCCGCGATGACCCCCGTGGTCGGCCCTGCCCTCAGCGTCACCCTGACCGACGCACCCTCGGAGATGATCGAGTCCGCCGCTTCCGACAACGCGTTGGTGGTGCACCAACAAGACATCCAGGCGGTGGCCAACGCGATGTGGGCCGCCGGCGCCGAGGCGGTGACGATCCAGGGGGTACGGGTGATCACCACCACCGGGATCAAATGTGTCGGCAACACCGTGGTGCTGCACGGACGGCCCTACGCGCCGCCGTACGTGATCACCGCGATCGGTGACCCGGCCCGGATGTCGGAATCACTGGCCGCCGATCGGCATCTGCAGATCTACCGGCAGTATTCCGAGGCCTATCAGCTCGGCTATCGCGAGGAACCCCTCGTCGAGGTGGAGATGCCGGCCCATGAGGGCGGAGCCGATCTGCGGTACGCCCAGCCCGGGTGA
- a CDS encoding peptidoglycan DD-metalloendopeptidase family protein: MKVSKVAPSCSGGGGGTGVQVEVSEGSEVIGFVSYLHLSDVDVEVGDVVDSDTVLGEIGTGYTQDENCWTGPHLHLEGFNRADYSCWATPSSVSAGSTLGRIGGSDVGQAGTACP, encoded by the coding sequence TTGAAGGTTTCCAAAGTCGCACCCTCCTGTTCCGGAGGCGGCGGTGGCACCGGTGTCCAGGTCGAGGTGAGCGAAGGATCGGAGGTGATCGGCTTCGTCTCCTACCTGCACCTTTCCGATGTGGATGTGGAGGTGGGCGACGTGGTCGACTCCGACACCGTGCTGGGTGAGATCGGGACCGGCTACACCCAGGACGAGAACTGCTGGACCGGACCGCACCTGCACCTGGAGGGGTTCAACCGAGCCGATTACAGCTGCTGGGCCACCCCCTCCAGCGTCAGCGCGGGTTCGACCCTCGGACGCATCGGCGGCAGCGATGTCGGTCAGGCCGGGACGGCCTGCCCCTGA
- a CDS encoding RNA polymerase subunit sigma-70 codes for MSTDEAAFESAAGPLRAQLLAHCYRMMGSTTEAEDLVQETYLRAWRGFGAFDHRASVKTWMYRIATNACLNALASSSRRVLPTDLGTPAGDPIAPLNLRSDVNWVEPLPESYLWQGANPTPEERFLAQENITIAWTTALQQLTANQRAVLLLREVLGYSAAETAETLQTTVAAVNSALHRARAMVGEAADGTGEAVDPQVEKVAVARFVAAFQDHDFDAVVASLADEVTWQMPPFDRWYVGAEASARLSWTHCPSHGPDQLRYLPTRANGQPAVGMYLRKGSQFEAFQFQVLRVDRDGLVDQVTGWFEPQWFRLAGLPIVLDGSDRRTSVVGSWQT; via the coding sequence ATGAGCACCGACGAGGCAGCCTTCGAGAGCGCGGCCGGGCCGCTGCGGGCACAGCTGCTGGCGCATTGCTATCGGATGATGGGCTCCACGACGGAGGCCGAGGACCTGGTCCAGGAGACCTATCTCCGGGCCTGGCGCGGATTCGGTGCCTTCGACCACCGGGCCTCGGTGAAGACCTGGATGTACAGGATCGCCACCAATGCCTGTCTGAACGCGCTCGCGTCGAGTTCCCGGCGGGTGCTGCCGACGGATCTGGGCACTCCTGCCGGGGACCCGATCGCGCCACTGAACCTGCGCAGTGACGTCAACTGGGTCGAGCCGCTGCCGGAGTCGTACCTGTGGCAGGGCGCGAACCCGACCCCGGAGGAGCGGTTCCTGGCCCAGGAGAACATCACGATCGCCTGGACCACCGCCCTCCAACAGCTCACCGCGAATCAGCGGGCAGTGCTGTTGCTGCGGGAAGTCCTCGGCTACAGCGCGGCGGAGACGGCCGAAACGCTGCAGACCACGGTGGCCGCGGTGAACTCCGCTCTGCACCGGGCACGGGCGATGGTCGGCGAAGCCGCGGACGGTACGGGCGAGGCCGTCGATCCGCAGGTCGAGAAAGTGGCCGTCGCAAGATTCGTGGCGGCCTTCCAGGACCACGACTTCGACGCCGTGGTCGCCAGCCTGGCCGACGAGGTGACCTGGCAGATGCCGCCCTTCGACCGGTGGTACGTCGGCGCCGAGGCGTCGGCGCGACTGTCCTGGACCCACTGCCCGAGCCATGGCCCGGATCAACTTCGGTACCTGCCGACGCGGGCGAACGGACAACCCGCGGTCGGTATGTACCTGCGCAAGGGCTCCCAGTTCGAGGCGTTCCAGTTCCAGGTGCTGCGGGTCGACCGCGACGGTCTGGTCGACCAGGTGACGGGATGGTTCGAACCCCAGTGGTTCCGCCTGGCCGGGTTGCCGATCGTCCTGGACGGATCCGATCGACGGACGAGTGTGGTCGGTTCGTGGCAGACGTGA
- the dnaB gene encoding replicative DNA helicase, whose translation MSVAEVRSFESAPPPPDRTPPQDLAAEQSVLGAMMLSKDAIADVVEVVKGADFYRPAHEFIYEAILDLYGRGEPADAITVASELTKRGEIGKVGGHPYLHDVIASVSIAANAGYYAQIVRDKAILRRLIEASTRIAQMGYEGAGDVADLVDEAQATMYSVADGKTSEDYQPLSELMESTLDEIEAIANRSGEMAGVPTGFVELDELTNGLHPGQMIILAARPAMGKSTLGLDLARACSIKNGMTSCIFSLEMGKSEIIMRLLSAEAKIALNNIRKGMMTDDDWARLAAKMSDISEAPLFIDDSPNLTMMEIRAKARRLKQRHDLKLILIDYMQLMTSGKKVESRQLEVSEFSRQIKLLAKELEVPVVAMSQLNRGPEQRNDKKPMLSDLRESGSLEQDADMVILLHREDVYDKESPRVGEADFIVAKHRNGPTKTIGVSFQGHYSRFADMQH comes from the coding sequence TTGAGCGTTGCAGAGGTTCGCAGCTTCGAATCCGCACCGCCCCCACCGGACCGGACTCCCCCACAGGATCTTGCCGCCGAGCAGAGCGTGCTCGGGGCGATGATGCTCAGCAAGGATGCGATCGCCGACGTGGTCGAGGTCGTGAAGGGCGCCGACTTCTATCGCCCGGCCCATGAGTTCATCTACGAGGCGATCCTCGATCTCTACGGCCGGGGTGAGCCGGCCGACGCGATCACGGTGGCCTCGGAGCTGACCAAGCGCGGTGAGATCGGCAAGGTGGGCGGCCACCCGTACCTGCACGATGTGATCGCCTCGGTCTCGATCGCGGCGAATGCCGGCTACTACGCCCAGATCGTCCGGGACAAGGCGATCTTGCGGCGGCTGATCGAGGCGTCCACCCGGATCGCCCAGATGGGGTACGAGGGCGCCGGTGACGTGGCCGATCTGGTCGATGAGGCGCAGGCGACCATGTACTCGGTGGCCGATGGCAAGACCAGCGAGGACTATCAGCCGCTGAGCGAGCTGATGGAGTCCACCCTCGACGAGATCGAGGCGATCGCCAACCGATCCGGTGAGATGGCCGGCGTACCGACCGGCTTCGTCGAGCTGGACGAGCTGACCAACGGTCTGCATCCGGGGCAGATGATCATCCTCGCCGCCCGCCCGGCAATGGGGAAGTCGACGCTCGGCCTGGACCTGGCGCGGGCCTGTTCGATCAAGAACGGGATGACCTCCTGCATCTTCTCCCTGGAGATGGGCAAGTCCGAGATCATCATGCGCCTGCTCAGCGCGGAGGCGAAGATCGCGCTGAACAACATCCGCAAGGGCATGATGACCGACGACGACTGGGCCCGGCTGGCGGCGAAGATGTCCGACATCTCCGAGGCCCCGCTGTTCATCGACGACTCGCCGAACCTGACCATGATGGAGATCCGGGCGAAGGCGCGCCGATTGAAGCAGCGTCACGACCTGAAGCTGATCCTGATCGACTACATGCAGCTGATGACCTCGGGCAAGAAGGTCGAGTCCCGGCAGCTGGAGGTCTCGGAGTTCTCCCGCCAGATCAAACTGCTGGCCAAGGAACTCGAGGTGCCGGTGGTCGCCATGTCCCAGCTGAACCGTGGTCCCGAGCAGCGCAACGACAAGAAGCCGATGCTCTCCGATCTGCGCGAATCCGGCTCCCTGGAGCAGGACGCCGACATGGTCATCCTGCTGCACCGCGAAGATGTCTACGACAAGGAGTCGCCCCGCGTCGGCGAGGCCGACTTCATCGTCGCCAAGCACCGCAACGGCCCGACCAAGACCATCGGTGTCAGCTTCCAGGGCCACTACAGCCGGTTCGCCGATATGCAGCACTGA
- a CDS encoding dihydrofolate reductase family protein, whose product MQQLLPEPVTIDPVSAYERGPGPYLRANMVASLDGAAQLDGHVGALTSPADQEVLWTLRAQAQVVLVGSGTIRAEGYGPLRIPEQQIALRAAFGADPGTRLAILSNSGRLDPAGPAFTGTTPLLIVPAAATPTTGLAEAAELIIAGDDELDLAAAVTALRQRGHDRILSEGGPRTLGRLLAADLVDELCLTTTPKTVLGTGSRLAIDDRTLQRDFDLARLLHHDGTLFARWVRRRD is encoded by the coding sequence GTGCAGCAACTCCTCCCCGAGCCGGTCACGATCGACCCGGTTTCGGCCTACGAGAGAGGGCCGGGGCCGTACCTGCGGGCGAACATGGTCGCCAGCCTCGACGGGGCGGCCCAGCTCGACGGACACGTGGGTGCCCTCACCAGTCCCGCCGACCAGGAGGTCCTGTGGACCTTGCGCGCGCAGGCGCAGGTGGTGCTGGTCGGGTCCGGCACCATCCGTGCCGAGGGGTACGGACCGCTCCGGATCCCCGAGCAGCAGATCGCCCTGCGAGCGGCCTTCGGTGCCGACCCCGGGACCCGGCTGGCGATCCTCAGCAACTCCGGGCGACTGGATCCCGCCGGCCCGGCCTTCACCGGCACCACCCCGCTGCTGATCGTCCCCGCCGCTGCCACACCCACCACCGGACTGGCCGAAGCAGCCGAACTGATCATCGCCGGCGACGACGAGCTCGACCTCGCCGCGGCCGTCACCGCCCTGCGGCAGCGCGGACACGACCGGATCCTCAGCGAGGGCGGGCCGCGTACCCTCGGGCGGCTGCTGGCCGCCGACCTGGTCGACGAACTCTGCCTGACCACGACACCGAAGACGGTCCTCGGTACCGGCTCCCGGCTGGCGATCGACGACCGGACACTCCAACGCGATTTCGACCTCGCCCGGCTGCTGCACCACGACGGAACGTTGTTCGCCCGCTGGGTGCGCCGACGAGACTGA
- the lysS gene encoding lysine--tRNA ligase, which yields MRFRSAKREQLAGSGRPPYPVDVGRTHSLGEVRQIWGHLTAGEETQDVVTVAGRVVFIRNTGKLCFATLQDGFDTEHPAGRLQVMLSLAEVGQEALDDWKSLVDLGDHVAVTGRVISSRRGELSVMASSWQMASKALRPMPVLHKELAEETRVRQRYVDLTVREAARDLLRDRAKVTRSIRQTLDSRNFLEVETPILQPIHGGAAARPFHTHLNAFDTDMTLRIALELYLKRAMVGGADRVYEIGRVFRNEGVDSTHAPEFTMLEAYQAWGDQHSIAELTQSIIVNAADVLGGRQIETPDGVIDLDGEWAWLGVYPGLSEKVGVEITPDTTADELRRIADDHDLTVDPAWDAEKLVIELFGELVEPGLLQPTFVCDYPPAAQPLARPHRNGERLIEAWDLIIGGMERGTGFSELIDPVIQRERLTAQSLAAAAGDPEAMQLDEEFLAALEFGAPPMGGLGLGVDRLLMLFTGVGIRETILFPLLKPRREG from the coding sequence ATGCGTTTCCGTTCCGCGAAGCGCGAGCAGCTGGCCGGCAGCGGGCGACCGCCCTATCCGGTCGATGTCGGCCGTACCCACTCCCTGGGTGAGGTACGTCAGATCTGGGGTCACCTGACCGCCGGCGAGGAGACCCAGGACGTGGTCACCGTCGCCGGCCGCGTGGTCTTCATCCGCAACACCGGCAAGCTCTGCTTCGCCACCCTGCAGGACGGTTTCGACACCGAACATCCCGCCGGTCGGCTGCAGGTGATGTTGTCCCTGGCCGAGGTCGGACAAGAAGCCCTCGACGACTGGAAATCGCTGGTCGACCTCGGTGATCATGTGGCCGTCACCGGCCGGGTGATCAGCTCCCGCCGTGGCGAGCTGTCGGTGATGGCCAGCAGCTGGCAGATGGCGTCGAAGGCGCTGCGACCGATGCCGGTGCTGCACAAGGAGCTCGCCGAGGAGACCCGGGTCCGTCAGCGCTACGTCGATCTGACGGTACGCGAGGCCGCGCGCGACCTCCTGCGGGACCGGGCCAAGGTGACTCGAAGCATCCGTCAGACCCTGGACTCGCGCAACTTCCTGGAAGTCGAAACCCCAATCCTGCAACCGATCCACGGCGGCGCGGCGGCCCGCCCGTTCCATACCCACCTGAACGCCTTCGACACCGACATGACGCTGCGGATCGCCCTGGAGCTCTACCTCAAGCGGGCGATGGTCGGTGGCGCCGACCGGGTGTACGAGATCGGCCGGGTCTTCCGCAACGAGGGTGTCGACTCCACCCATGCGCCGGAGTTCACGATGCTGGAGGCCTACCAGGCCTGGGGTGATCAACACAGCATCGCCGAACTCACCCAGTCGATCATCGTCAATGCCGCCGATGTCCTGGGTGGTCGGCAGATCGAGACTCCCGACGGTGTGATCGACCTCGACGGGGAATGGGCCTGGCTGGGTGTCTATCCCGGGCTGTCGGAGAAGGTCGGGGTGGAGATCACTCCCGACACCACCGCCGACGAGCTGCGCCGGATCGCCGATGATCATGACCTCACCGTCGACCCTGCCTGGGACGCCGAGAAGCTGGTGATCGAACTCTTCGGCGAGCTGGTCGAACCCGGGCTGCTGCAGCCGACCTTCGTCTGCGACTACCCGCCGGCTGCCCAGCCGCTGGCCCGCCCGCACCGCAACGGCGAACGACTGATCGAGGCCTGGGACCTGATCATCGGGGGTATGGAACGTGGGACCGGATTCTCCGAACTCATCGACCCGGTGATCCAGCGCGAACGCCTGACCGCCCAGTCCCTGGCCGCCGCCGCCGGCGATCCCGAGGCAATGCAGCTGGACGAGGAATTCCTTGCTGCGTTGGAGTTCGGCGCGCCGCCGATGGGTGGTCTCGGACTCGGGGTGGACCGGTTGTTGATGTTGTTCACCGGCGTCGGCATCCGGGAGACGATCTTGTTCCCACTGCTGAAACCGCGACGAGAAGGCTGA
- a CDS encoding ASCH domain-containing protein: MAISDDNAPEPGSPGPDLVAEFWAGAHLATRANPLPGYLGVTTGETLPPPTMAFGGTPEQQDALAELIVDGVKTATASALADYQAADEPVPSVGDLGIVVDGRGRPRALIRTTAVEVRPFDQVDAEHARLEGEGDRSLAHWQTEHRRFFTEFSHGGFSPDMPVVLERFRVLYS, translated from the coding sequence ATGGCGATTTCGGACGACAATGCTCCGGAGCCCGGGAGCCCGGGACCCGATCTGGTCGCCGAGTTCTGGGCCGGGGCGCACCTGGCGACCCGGGCGAATCCGCTGCCCGGCTACCTCGGCGTCACCACCGGTGAAACCCTGCCGCCGCCCACCATGGCCTTCGGCGGTACGCCCGAACAGCAGGACGCGTTGGCCGAACTGATCGTCGACGGGGTGAAGACGGCGACCGCCTCCGCACTGGCCGACTACCAGGCCGCCGACGAGCCGGTGCCGAGTGTCGGTGACCTCGGGATCGTGGTCGACGGTCGCGGTCGGCCGCGGGCGCTGATCCGTACCACCGCGGTGGAGGTACGCCCGTTCGACCAGGTCGATGCCGAACACGCCCGTCTCGAGGGAGAGGGTGACCGGTCGCTGGCACACTGGCAGACCGAGCACCGACGGTTCTTCACCGAGTTCTCCCACGGCGGTTTCAGCCCCGACATGCCGGTCGTGCTGGAACGGTTCCGGGTGCTCTACAGCTGA